TTGAACGACGCCGTTGATCTCCTGGGTGGCCTGGCTGGTTCGCGAGGCCAGTTGGCGCACTTCATCGGCCACTACGGCGAAGCCGCGGCCCTGTTCACCGGCGCGTGCTGCTTCGATGGCCGCGTTGAGTGCCAGCAGGTTGGTCTGGTCGGCGATACTGCGGATCACCTGAACGATGCTGGTGATCTGCTCGGATTGTTTGTTAAGGCCTTCTATCTGTTCGGCCACATGAGCCAGTTCGCTGGCAATGTCGGCAACTACCTCGACAGTCTGGGCTACCGTGCGCTTGCCGTGATCGGCGGAAACGTCGGTTTCCTTGGCGATGTCATGAGCCAGCTGGGCTGCGGCAGCCTCCGAGTCGCGGCGTTCGACCTGAGCGGTGATGTCGCTGGCGAATTTCACGACGCCATAGACGCGGCCGTTACCGTCGTAAAGGGGGTTGTAGGTGGCGCGCAGCCAGACCTGGCGGCCTTGTTTGGTCACTCGACGAAAGCGATCGGACATGAACTCGCCTTTGTTCAGGCGAGCCCAGAACTGATGGTAGTCCTCGCTGTGGCTGTCCTCGTTCAGGCAGAAGAGCCGGTGATGTTGGCCAACCACCTCTTCTCGGCGATAGCCCATCAGGTCAAGGAAGTTCTGGTTGGCACTGACAACTTGCCCCTCGAGGTTGAACTCGATCACCGCCATGGAGCGGTCGATGGCTTTGATATAGCTCTCGTGCATATGTTCGGCCGCTACCTGGCGGGTGATGTCGGTGGCAATCTTCATGACCTTGGTCACCGAGCCCTGGGCGTCACGGATTGGCATGTAGGTCGCTTCCAGCCAGACCTCCTTGCCGTCTCGCGTCAGTCTTGGAAAGCGATCGCTGAAGTGCTCACCCTGGCGTAGGCGCTGCCAGAACTGCTGATAAGCGAGGCTCTCGCTCAGGCTTCGGGGGCAAAACATGCGGTGGTGTTTGCCGACAATGTCCTCCAGGCGATAATTCACCACGTCGAGAAAGGCTGGGTTGGCGTCGAGAATGATGCCGTCCGGGGTGAACTCGATCATCGCCATCGATTGGCGAATGGCCTGTAGCTCCGCCGCTCCCAGATCCTGCGCGTCCTTGTGTTCCTTGTTCCGTGACAGCCACATTGCAGTGCCTCCTGTCGCACCCTGGCCGTGATAACAGTAGACGAAATTTGCCGTTTCCACTGGCGGTGCAAGCTGTGTAGGGTTTGCCGTTCGATGAGCGAGGAGTGGATATGGACAGAATTAGCCAACTGGCCGAACAACTGGGTGCAGCACTGCAGGCGCAAGCTGCTCAGGTCACCACTGCAGAGTCCTGTACAGGCGGCGGTATTGCCGAGGCAATCACTCGCATCCCTGGCAGTTCGGTCTGGTTCGAGGCCGGCTATGTGACGTACTCCAACGCCCAGAAAACCAAACAGTTAGCTGTGTGTGCTGACTTTTTCGCCAGTGTGGGCGCCGTTAGCCGTGAGGTGGTCGAAGCGATGGTGCGTGGCGCTCAGGCCAACAGCGGGGCGCGCTATGCCGTGGCTGTCAGTGGTGTGGCGGGGCCGGGCGGTGGTTCCGTTGACAAACCAGTCGGTACGGTCTGGTTGGCCTGGGGCGACGGCGAGCGTCTTTTCAGTGTGCGCAAGCAATTCGCGGGTAACCGCGATGAGGTGCGCCGACAAACGGTCGAGGCCGCTCTGGCGGGGCTTCTGCGCCTGTTGGCAGAGGAAAATCCGCTTATGGGGTAGGCGGGCGACTTGCCCTGTGGAATAATACTGGCTACTTATACAGTTGTTGGCGGCCCTAGGGGCCCTTGTTAATACGTGAGGATGGTAATGGACGAGAACAAGAAGCGCGCTTTGGCGGCTGCCCTGGGTCAGATCGAGAAACAGTTCGGCAAGGGCGCGGTCATGCGCATGGGCGACCATGAGCGTCAGGCCATTCCGGCTATCTCCACCGGCTCGCTGGGGCTGGATATCGCTCTGGGTATCGGCGGCCTGCCGAAGGGACGTATTGTCGAGATCTACGGCCCGGAATCCTCTGGTAAGACCACGCTGACCCTGTCGGTGATCGCCGAAGCGCAGAAGCTTGGCGCCACCTGTGCCTTCGTCGATGCCGAGCATGCGCTCGACCCGGATTATGCCGGCAAGCTCGGCGTCAACGTCGATGATCTGCTGGTATCGCAGCCGGACACCGGTGAGCAGGCGCTGGAAATCACCGACATGCTGGTGCGCTCCAACGCCATCGACGTGATCATCGTCGACTCCGTGGCAGCTCTGGTGCCCAAGGCGGAAATCGAAGGCGAGATGGGTGACATGCACGTAGGTCTGCAGGCGCGTCTGATGAGCCAGGCGCTGCGCAAGATCACCGGTAACATCAAGAACGCCAACTGCCTGGTGATCTTCATCAACCAGATTCGTATGAAGATCGGCGTGATGTTCGGTAGCCCGGAAACCACCACTGGTGGTAACGCCCTGAAGTTCTACTCCTCGGTTCGTCTGGATATCCGCCGTACTGGTGCGGTGAAGGAAGGCGAAGAGGTCGTGGGCAGCGAAACCCGCGTGAAGATCGTCAAGAACAAGGTCGCACCTCCTTTCCGCCAGGCTGAGTTCCAGATCCTTTACGGCAAAGGCATCTACCGTAATGGCGAGATCATCGATCTCGGCGTGCAACAGGGCCTGGTCGAGAAGTCGGGTGCCTGGTACAGCTACAAGGGCAACAAGATCGGTCAGGGCAAGGCCAATGCGGCCAAGTACCTGGAAGACAATCAGGAAGTGGCGCGCGAGATCGAAGGTCTCATTCGCGAGAAGCTGCTGGTCAGCAGCACTCCAGCCAAGGCTCCGGCTGCCGATCTGGCTGATGCTGAAGTCGACTTCTAAGCCGTCAGAGCATGACCGTCGTACTGGATAACCCGCTCGCCGTCAGGCGGGCGGCCATGGATCTACTGGCGCGGCGTGAACATGGACGTGTCGAGCTTGCGCGTAAGTTGCGCAAGCGTGGCGCCTCCGAGGACATGATCGACGCGGCTTTGCAGCGGCTATCGGAGGAGGGCTTGTTATCCGAGGCCCGCTATCTGGAAAGTTTCGTCGCTTATCGTGCGCGCGCTGGCTACGGGCCGTTGCGTATTCGCGAGGAGCTCGGCCAGCGTGGGCTTGCGCGTAGCGATGTCGATCAGGCTCTGCGTGAAAGTGGTATCGACTGGTTCGAGCAGTTGCGTGAAACCTGGCAGCGCAAGTTTGCCAGTCGGCTTCCTGAGGATGCTCGAGAGCGTGCTCAGCAAGGCCGGTTTCTGGCCTATCGTGGTTATTCGCTGGATATGATCGGGCGTCTGTTGCGCGGTTGCGATGAATAGCGCGCCAGTCTGCTCAGGCTGGCTGGATGGCCAACTGGCGTAGATGGCTCGGCACGTCTGGTGCGCCGGCCAGGCGCAACCCTTCGCCAAGTGCAGTGGCTTCCTGATGCTCTTTGGGCAGGAGGAGGAACTCCGGGGTGCCGGCTTTCTTCAGTAGCGACAGGCGTGCATAAGGGATGCCGTTGTCCAGAAGCAGCCCCATGAAGCTGGGGTCACTCCACGCCGCCTCTGGCATGGCAAGTACGTGATAGCGATTTTGCAGGTTGTCCAGGCCCGCTTCATTCAAGCGATAGCGAACCAGATTGGCTGGCAGCAGCACTTCCAGTTCGCGTCTGCGCGCATAGGCGATTGCTCCGGTGAAGGCTTCGCCGTGCATCTCCCCTGACCAGAAGGTGCGTGAGCCGCGCCAGTTGGCTTGACGCAGCTCTATCGGCTCGCCGGCGAGAAATCGCGGCAACGCCTGGCTGACGGTCTTGACGAAATCCTTGTAGCTGATGATGCGCACCTGCTTGCAGTGTTCGCTTGCCGCGTAGTCTTCGAAGTTCACGTAGCCTGGTACCGGACAAGGACAGGCGAAGCCATCGATCAGGCGCAGATCGAACGATTGCAGTTGCTGCGTTTGTGCTTCCACTACTTGAGTCAGTGCGGAGTGGGCCTGTGCTTTGTCTTCCTGCACCGGGCCGGAAAGTGCGCCGCGAGGCAGGTTGAGCAGAAGCTGCAGTTGCGGGCCGTCATGCCAGCCAATGCTTTCGACCGCTGCAGGCAAGGGTTTGAATGGCAGGCGCAAGGCGCTGGCTCTGGCGAATATCTGCCGTGAGCTGCGGCCGAGCAGGCCCATGCGCTGAGCCAGTGCAGCCAGGCGGCTGCTGAGAGTTGAGGATTCGGACAGGCTCATGGCCGGCAGATCGTTCCTGAAGCGTCTGCTGCAGTGTGGCAGACGCGGATGGCTATTGCCCATATAGCGTAGCGCGGCGCGTGAGTGCCTGTCGCGTTACAGGTCTGTGGCAAAATAGCCGCATTCATTTGCGAGGGTTCCTCCATGCCCAGCTTGGTGCTGGATATTGCGTTATCGGCCGAACGATTGCAGGCCATCTATCGTGGCCAGGCCAACCGGATTATGGCGCAAAGCCGGGATGGGCGTCGCGTCAGTTTGCCGGCCCATCATTTGCGGCCGTATTTGACCCACGCCGGCATCTTTGGTTCCTTCGTGCTGGAATTCAATAGCTCCGGCGAGTTACTGAGCTTACGCCCTTTGGAGTGATCTGGCGCACTTGCCTCGCGCCGAAGCCGCCTGCGCGGCTATAATCGCCGGCTGCCAACCCTCTACCTGTCGAGCTGAGCCTGATCATGTACTCCCTGGCCCGCGAGCTGCTGTTCAAACTGTCCCCGGAAACTTCCCATGAGCTGTCCATCGATCTGATCGGTGCTGGTGGTCGGCTGGGGCTCAACGGCCTGCTGACCAAGGCGCCGGCCAGCCTGCCGGTAAACGTGATGGGTTTGCAGTTCGCCAATCCGGTCGGTCTGGCGGCGGGGTTGGACAAGAATGGCGATGCCATCGATGGTTTCGCCCAGTTGGGCTTCGGTTTCGTCGAGATCGGCACCGTGACCCCACGTCCGCAGCCGGGTAACCCCAAGCCACGCCTGTTTCGTTTGCCGGAAGCCGAGGCGGTGATCAATCGCATGGGCTTCAACAACCGTGGCGTCGATCATTTGCTCGAGCGGGTCAAGGCAGCGAAGTTCAAAGGTGTGCTGGGTATCAATATCGGCAAGAACTTCGATACGCCGGTCGAGCGGGCAGTGGATGATTACCTGGCTTGTCTGGACAAGGTCTATGCCCACGCCAGTTACGTCACGGTCAACGTGAGCTCACCCAATACGCCGGGGCTACGCAGTCTGCAGTTCGGTGATTCGTTGAAGGAGTTGCTCGAGGCGCTGCGTCGTCGTCAGGAAGATCTGGCTCAGGAGCACGGCAAGCGCGTGCCTCTGGCGATCAAGATTGCCCCGGACATGAGCGATGAAGAGACCGCGTTGGTGGCATCTGCGTTGCTGGGTGCCGATATGGATGCGGTGATCGCCACCAACACCACGCTCAGTCGTGAGGGTGTCGAAGGGCTGGCCCACGGGGATGAGGCAGGTGGTCTGTCGGGTGCCCCCGTACGTGACAAGAGCACGCATATCGTCAAGGTGCTGGCCGGTGAATTGTCGGGGCGTCTGCCGATCATCGCGGTTGGCGGTATTACCGAAGGCAAGCATGCGGCGGAGAAGATCGCTGCGGGTGCGAGTCTGGTCCAGATCTATTCGGGGTTCATCTACAAAGGACCGGCGCTGATTCGCGAGGCGGTTGATGCGATTGCCGCGCTGCGTAAATAAGCTGCGTAAATAAATAGGGCTCCCGAAGGAGCCCCTGGGCTTGCGCCCGCCGCCCGGAGGGGGTCGGCATGGTGAAGTCGGGTGTGTTCCTGATCAGCCGACAGCGTGAAGTTCGTTGAGTCGATGAATACCGGCCGTGCCGGTCAGCCCATCCCAGTTGTCACCACGGCCCTCACGCCAGCCATTGAGCCAGGCCTGACGAACCGAAGGTAGGGTGAAGGGGCAAAGTTCGCGGGATTTACCATTGATGCCGTACTGATAGCCGCGCAAAAAAGCTCTTTCTAACGGATCACGCTTAAGTCTTCTCATAGGGTGTTGCCCTCACTGTTGACTGTTATGTCCCGTTGGCCTTGTGGCAAGGCCGGGCAGAAATCTTCTGCCTGCGAAAGTCCGCTGCCGGCGTGGCGAACTCTCTGTGCCTTCGCCGTTGCAGCGAAAGCCCTAGGTAGTGTTCTAACGAATGCACCGAGGCCTGTGAATGATCGATTTGTCATAAGGGCGTAACCTAAATGCAGGTGAGGCCATAAGGACGCTGGAGATACGTCCAGCACCTTACAGCCAGACGCCGTCGTATCTGGCTATGCGAGCCGATACCGTCATTTTGCCAGTGCAAATGAGAGTGCTTGCTTATTCCGACGAAGGGTCGCGCTGTGACCTTTTGTCACTTATTTTGAGTCGAGGTGCGCCGCCGCACCTCTCTGATTGCCATAGGCAGTGGAACATCCATGTCTGATCGTTACGAAATCGTGCTGACCTGCCCCAAGGGGCTCGAAGGGCTGTTGCTGGAAGAGGCCAAGGCGCTGGGGCTGGAAGAAGCGCGCGAGCAAACGGCCGCGATCCGCGGCCACGCTGAAATCGAAGTGGCCTATCGGCTGTGCCTGTGGTCGCGCCTGGCCAACCGCGTGCTGTTGGTGCTGTCGCGTTTTGCCATGAACAACGCCGACGAGCTTTATGATGGCGTGCAGGCGATCGACTGGCGAGACCATCTTGAGCCGTCCGGCAGCCTGGCAGTGGAGTTCAGTGGCAACGGTTCAGGTATCGATAACACCCACTTCGGTGCACTCAAGGTCAAGGACGCGATTGTCGACCGGTTGCGTACCGCGGGCGGCGAGCGGCCCAGCATCGACAAGCTCAACCCGGACCTGCGCGTGCATCTGCGCCTGGACCGCGGTGAGGCGGTGCTTTCTCTGGACCTTTCCGGTCATAGCCTGCATCAGCGCGGTTATCGCCTGCAGCAAGGCGCTGCACCGTTGAAGGAGAACCTGGCTGCGGCGGTGTTGATCCGTGCCGGTTGGCCGCGCATTGCTGCTGAGGGTGGCGCCCTGGCTGACCCGATGTGCGGTGTGGGCACCTTCCTGGTGGAGGCGGCGTTGATGGCAGCCGATATCGCCCCTAACCTCAAACGTGAGCGCTGGGGCTTCTCCAACTGGCTCGGCCACGTGCCGGCAATCTGGAAGAAGCTGCACGCCGAAGCCGAGCAGCGCGCGGCAGCGGGTCTGGCCAAGCCGCCGTTGTGGATTCGTGGTTACGAAGCCGATCCGCGGCTGATCCAGCCTGGGCGCAACAACGTCGAGCGCGCCGGTCTGTCCGACTGGGTGAAAATCTATCAGGGCGAGCTGGGCAGTTTCGAGCCGCGCCCGGACCAGAATCAGAAGGGCCTGGTAATCAGCAACCCGCCTTATGGCGAGCGCCTGGGCGACGAAGCCAGCCTGTTGTATCTCTATCAGAACCTCGGTGAGCGCCTGCGCCAGGCCTGCCTGGGGTGGGAAGCGGCGGTTTTTACCGGCGCGCCCGAACTGGGCAAACGCATGGGCCTGCGCAGCCATAAGCAGTACGCGTTCTGGAACGGCGCACTGCCCTGCAAACTGTTGTTGATCAAGGTGCAGACCGAGCAGTTCGTTACCGGTGAGCGGCGTGCGCGCGAAGACGATCAAGAGCCAGCGCAGGATGCGCCGCAACAGGCGCGTCTGTCCGAAGGCGGGCAGATGTTCGCCAATCGTCTGCAGAAGAATCTCAAACAACTGGGTAAGTGGGCGCGCCGCGAAGGTGTCGAGTGCTATCGGCTGTACGATGCCGACATGCCCGAGTATGCCGTGGCAGTCGATCTGTACCGCGACTATGTACATGTTCAGGAATATGCCGCGCCCCGTTCGATCGACCCGGACAAGGCGCAGGCACGCCTGCTCGATGCCCTGGCGGCAATCCCGCAGGCGCTGGGCGTGGCGCAGAGTCGTGTGGTCATCAAGCGTCGTGAACGCCAGACAGGTACCAAGCAGTATCAGCGTCAGGCGGCGCAGGGCGAGTTCATGGAAGTGAACGAAGGCGGGGTCAAGCTGCTGGTCAACCTCACCGACTATCTGGATACCGGGCTGTTTCTCGATCACCGCCCGTTGCGCCTACGTCTGCAGCGTGAGGCGGCCGGCAAGCGGTTCCTCAACCTGTTCTGTTACACCGCGACGGCCACCGTGCACGCGGCCAAGGGCGGTGCGCGCAGCACCACCAGCGTCGATCTGTCAAAAACCTATCTGGACTGGGCGCGGCGTAATCTCGCGCTCAACGGTTTTTCCGACAAGCACCGTCTGGAGCAGGGTGACGTGATGGCCTGGCTGGGAGAGGACCGCGGTGAGTACGAGTTGATCTTCATCGACCCGCCGACCTTCTCCAACTCCAAGCGCATGGAAGGTGTATTCGATGTTCAGCGTGACCACGTCGAGCTGCTCGACCTGGCCATGGCGCGTCTGGCCCGTGGCGGCGTTCTGTACTTCTCCAACAACTTCCGCAAGTTCCAGCTGGATGAGAGCCTGGTGGCGCGCTATCAGGTCGAAGAAATCAGCGCGCAGACGCTGGACCCGGACTTCGCCCGCAACCCGAAGATCCACCGCGCCTGGCGTTTCACCGCCCGCTGATTACATCGCTAGGACACAATCCGGGGCCTGGTTCATGAAAACCCCCGGATTGCATCCGGGCGACGTGATCGTCAGCGCTTGGGTTGGCTGTAGGTGTCGAGCAGTACCTGATCGAGAATCGAGGTGGCGCCCCAGGGTTTCGGGTCGTTGAGGATGGCGACCACGGCCCAGTCCTGGCCGTTGCTGTCGCGGCTGAAGCCGGCGATGGCGCGCACGTTATTCAGGGTGCCGGTCTTGATGTGCGCCTCACCTACTAGCGGCGTGCGCTGCAGGCGTCGACGCATGGTGCCGTCCATTGCCACCAGCGGCATCGAGCTGCGGAACTCGGCAGCGTAAGGGCTGCGCCAGGCCGCCTGGAGTATCAGCGCCATTTCCCGTGCGCTGATGCGCTCGGCGCGCGACAGGCCGGAGCCATTCTCCATCACCAGATGCGGCGCGGTGATGCCCTTGCGTGCCAGCCAACTGCGGATCACTCGTTGCGCGGCCATGGAGTCGTCCTTGTCGGCTTCGGTACGGAACTGTGCGCCGATGCTGAGGAACAACTGCCGTGCCATGGTGTTGTTGCTGTACTTGTTGATGTCGCGGACGATCTCCACCACATCGGGCGAGAAGGCGCGTACCAGCATGCGGGCGTCTTCCGGGACGGGGCCCTGGCGGTCCTTGCCGAGGATCTTGCCGCCCAGTTCCTGCCAGATGCCGCGTACCGCGCCAGCTGCGTAGCTGGGGTGGTCGAGCAACGACAGGTAGGTCTGCGCGCTGCAGCCTTCGGCCAGTTGGCCACTGACGATCAGTGTGGTGCCGTCGAACTGATCCACTGCGTTATAGCGAATGTCGGGCCAGGATGGGCACTTTGCGGCCTTGAGCAGACGGACCTGGTTATCGATACGGATCGAGGCGATGGGCGGGTCCACGGCGATGCTCACCTTGCCGTCTTCGGCGCGGGTGATGAAACGTTGCGCCTTGAGGTTGACCAGCAGTGAGTCGGGTTTTACCAGGAACGGCTTGTTGGCGTCGCCGCCATCGTCGTTGAACGCCGGCAATTGCGGAGCGACGAAAAAGCTGCGATCGAGCACCAGGTCCCCTTGAACCTGGCGCACGCCATTGATGCGCAGGTCGCGCAGCAACAGCCAGAGCTTCTCCATGTTCAGTTTCGGGTCACCGCCACCCTTGAGGTAGAGGTTGCCATGCAGCACGCCATCCTTCAGCGGGCCGTCGGCATAGAACTCGGTCTTCCACTGATGGTTGGGGCCCAGCAATTCCAATGCTGC
The genomic region above belongs to Pseudomonas sediminis and contains:
- a CDS encoding quinone-dependent dihydroorotate dehydrogenase, producing MYSLARELLFKLSPETSHELSIDLIGAGGRLGLNGLLTKAPASLPVNVMGLQFANPVGLAAGLDKNGDAIDGFAQLGFGFVEIGTVTPRPQPGNPKPRLFRLPEAEAVINRMGFNNRGVDHLLERVKAAKFKGVLGINIGKNFDTPVERAVDDYLACLDKVYAHASYVTVNVSSPNTPGLRSLQFGDSLKELLEALRRRQEDLAQEHGKRVPLAIKIAPDMSDEETALVASALLGADMDAVIATNTTLSREGVEGLAHGDEAGGLSGAPVRDKSTHIVKVLAGELSGRLPIIAVGGITEGKHAAEKIAAGASLVQIYSGFIYKGPALIREAVDAIAALRK
- the recX gene encoding recombination regulator RecX — protein: MTVVLDNPLAVRRAAMDLLARREHGRVELARKLRKRGASEDMIDAALQRLSEEGLLSEARYLESFVAYRARAGYGPLRIREELGQRGLARSDVDQALRESGIDWFEQLRETWQRKFASRLPEDARERAQQGRFLAYRGYSLDMIGRLLRGCDE
- the rmf gene encoding ribosome modulation factor, whose amino-acid sequence is MRRLKRDPLERAFLRGYQYGINGKSRELCPFTLPSVRQAWLNGWREGRGDNWDGLTGTAGIHRLNELHAVG
- a CDS encoding DUF2835 domain-containing protein, with amino-acid sequence MPSLVLDIALSAERLQAIYRGQANRIMAQSRDGRRVSLPAHHLRPYLTHAGIFGSFVLEFNSSGELLSLRPLE
- the rlmKL gene encoding bifunctional 23S rRNA (guanine(2069)-N(7))-methyltransferase RlmK/23S rRNA (guanine(2445)-N(2))-methyltransferase RlmL; this encodes MSDRYEIVLTCPKGLEGLLLEEAKALGLEEAREQTAAIRGHAEIEVAYRLCLWSRLANRVLLVLSRFAMNNADELYDGVQAIDWRDHLEPSGSLAVEFSGNGSGIDNTHFGALKVKDAIVDRLRTAGGERPSIDKLNPDLRVHLRLDRGEAVLSLDLSGHSLHQRGYRLQQGAAPLKENLAAAVLIRAGWPRIAAEGGALADPMCGVGTFLVEAALMAADIAPNLKRERWGFSNWLGHVPAIWKKLHAEAEQRAAAGLAKPPLWIRGYEADPRLIQPGRNNVERAGLSDWVKIYQGELGSFEPRPDQNQKGLVISNPPYGERLGDEASLLYLYQNLGERLRQACLGWEAAVFTGAPELGKRMGLRSHKQYAFWNGALPCKLLLIKVQTEQFVTGERRAREDDQEPAQDAPQQARLSEGGQMFANRLQKNLKQLGKWARREGVECYRLYDADMPEYAVAVDLYRDYVHVQEYAAPRSIDPDKAQARLLDALAAIPQALGVAQSRVVIKRRERQTGTKQYQRQAAQGEFMEVNEGGVKLLVNLTDYLDTGLFLDHRPLRLRLQREAAGKRFLNLFCYTATATVHAAKGGARSTTSVDLSKTYLDWARRNLALNGFSDKHRLEQGDVMAWLGEDRGEYELIFIDPPTFSNSKRMEGVFDVQRDHVELLDLAMARLARGGVLYFSNNFRKFQLDESLVARYQVEEISAQTLDPDFARNPKIHRAWRFTAR
- a CDS encoding CinA family protein, which codes for MDRISQLAEQLGAALQAQAAQVTTAESCTGGGIAEAITRIPGSSVWFEAGYVTYSNAQKTKQLAVCADFFASVGAVSREVVEAMVRGAQANSGARYAVAVSGVAGPGGGSVDKPVGTVWLAWGDGERLFSVRKQFAGNRDEVRRQTVEAALAGLLRLLAEENPLMG
- a CDS encoding methyl-accepting chemotaxis protein — its product is MWLSRNKEHKDAQDLGAAELQAIRQSMAMIEFTPDGIILDANPAFLDVVNYRLEDIVGKHHRMFCPRSLSESLAYQQFWQRLRQGEHFSDRFPRLTRDGKEVWLEATYMPIRDAQGSVTKVMKIATDITRQVAAEHMHESYIKAIDRSMAVIEFNLEGQVVSANQNFLDLMGYRREEVVGQHHRLFCLNEDSHSEDYHQFWARLNKGEFMSDRFRRVTKQGRQVWLRATYNPLYDGNGRVYGVVKFASDITAQVERRDSEAAAAQLAHDIAKETDVSADHGKRTVAQTVEVVADIASELAHVAEQIEGLNKQSEQITSIVQVIRSIADQTNLLALNAAIEAARAGEQGRGFAVVADEVRQLASRTSQATQEINGVVQQNQSLTRNAVASMATTRERARTGVDLANQAGEVIREIRSESQRVVEAVAQFSVTFTD
- the dacB gene encoding D-alanyl-D-alanine carboxypeptidase/D-alanyl-D-alanine endopeptidase, which translates into the protein MIQRFRQLALSALLLPLALSCHAASAALPAKVEQALKANKISNNSLSVMTVPLGGQAGGLQFNADVSVNPASTMKLVTTYAALELLGPNHQWKTEFYADGPLKDGVLHGNLYLKGGGDPKLNMEKLWLLLRDLRINGVRQVQGDLVLDRSFFVAPQLPAFNDDGGDANKPFLVKPDSLLVNLKAQRFITRAEDGKVSIAVDPPIASIRIDNQVRLLKAAKCPSWPDIRYNAVDQFDGTTLIVSGQLAEGCSAQTYLSLLDHPSYAAGAVRGIWQELGGKILGKDRQGPVPEDARMLVRAFSPDVVEIVRDINKYSNNTMARQLFLSIGAQFRTEADKDDSMAAQRVIRSWLARKGITAPHLVMENGSGLSRAERISAREMALILQAAWRSPYAAEFRSSMPLVAMDGTMRRRLQRTPLVGEAHIKTGTLNNVRAIAGFSRDSNGQDWAVVAILNDPKPWGATSILDQVLLDTYSQPKR
- a CDS encoding DUF6685 family protein, which gives rise to MSLSESSTLSSRLAALAQRMGLLGRSSRQIFARASALRLPFKPLPAAVESIGWHDGPQLQLLLNLPRGALSGPVQEDKAQAHSALTQVVEAQTQQLQSFDLRLIDGFACPCPVPGYVNFEDYAASEHCKQVRIISYKDFVKTVSQALPRFLAGEPIELRQANWRGSRTFWSGEMHGEAFTGAIAYARRRELEVLLPANLVRYRLNEAGLDNLQNRYHVLAMPEAAWSDPSFMGLLLDNGIPYARLSLLKKAGTPEFLLLPKEHQEATALGEGLRLAGAPDVPSHLRQLAIQPA
- the recA gene encoding recombinase RecA encodes the protein MDENKKRALAAALGQIEKQFGKGAVMRMGDHERQAIPAISTGSLGLDIALGIGGLPKGRIVEIYGPESSGKTTLTLSVIAEAQKLGATCAFVDAEHALDPDYAGKLGVNVDDLLVSQPDTGEQALEITDMLVRSNAIDVIIVDSVAALVPKAEIEGEMGDMHVGLQARLMSQALRKITGNIKNANCLVIFINQIRMKIGVMFGSPETTTGGNALKFYSSVRLDIRRTGAVKEGEEVVGSETRVKIVKNKVAPPFRQAEFQILYGKGIYRNGEIIDLGVQQGLVEKSGAWYSYKGNKIGQGKANAAKYLEDNQEVAREIEGLIREKLLVSSTPAKAPAADLADAEVDF